From Sporohalobacter salinus, one genomic window encodes:
- a CDS encoding Na/Pi cotransporter family protein, with protein sequence MILITLLGGFTSFIYGLRLTNISLKESVDHQVKLLLYKITKNRLVSIIIGVLITILFQSSSAAIVLVISFVNANLFGLYEALGLVIGANIGTTITGQLFSFDLESYFWFFFLSGSVFGFIYYNSEDNKWLSYAKVSIGFGLIFLGLNLLTAVLNPLKDKEIFLRLIARLSQNSFLALGGGIIGTAIIQSSSAFIGVILALAKQNLVQLSTGIILLLGSNVGTCITAVIAVVNSSITARKVAIGHIIFNLVGALIFLPIIDFYSSLIVLISSDLPRQIANSHTGFNLINAFLFYLVFDKFYWLVKFITSKFPGVLN encoded by the coding sequence ATGATTTTAATAACTTTACTTGGTGGTTTTACTAGTTTTATTTATGGTCTAAGGCTAACTAATATCAGTTTAAAAGAGAGTGTTGATCATCAGGTTAAATTATTACTATATAAAATTACTAAAAATAGATTAGTTAGTATAATAATTGGTGTTTTAATAACTATTCTATTTCAAAGCAGTAGTGCTGCAATTGTATTAGTTATTAGTTTTGTGAATGCTAATTTATTTGGCTTATATGAAGCATTAGGACTAGTAATTGGTGCTAATATTGGAACTACAATTACTGGACAGTTATTTTCCTTTGATTTGGAGAGTTATTTCTGGTTCTTTTTTCTTAGTGGGAGTGTTTTTGGTTTTATTTACTATAATTCAGAAGATAATAAATGGTTAAGTTATGCTAAAGTTTCTATTGGTTTTGGGCTTATATTTTTAGGATTAAATTTATTAACAGCTGTCTTAAACCCTTTAAAAGATAAAGAGATATTTTTAAGGCTTATTGCTAGATTATCACAGAATTCATTTTTGGCTTTGGGAGGTGGAATAATAGGAACAGCTATTATACAGAGTAGTAGTGCTTTTATAGGAGTTATTTTAGCTTTGGCTAAACAGAATTTAGTTCAATTGTCTACAGGGATTATATTATTACTAGGTAGTAATGTAGGTACCTGTATTACAGCTGTAATTGCAGTAGTTAATAGTTCTATAACGGCAAGGAAGGTAGCAATAGGGCATATTATCTTTAACTTGGTAGGAGCATTGATTTTTTTGCCTATAATTGATTTCTATTCTTCCTTAATTGTTCTTATTAGTAGTGATTTACCTCGCCAAATTGCTAATAGTCATACTGGTTTTAATTTAATTAATGCTTTTTTATTCTATCTTGTATTTGATAAGTTTTATTGGTTAGTCAAATTTATTACTTCGAAATTTCCCGGGGTTTTAAACTAG
- a CDS encoding YlzJ-like family protein: MVNYSIFPIEEIFYEEEEEEGELLELEVDGMTMLIKQTEIDQGEIVKIISSNPQDYINVDYQPGTMVKFEPQI; this comes from the coding sequence GTGGTAAATTACTCTATTTTTCCAATAGAAGAAATTTTCTATGAAGAAGAGGAAGAAGAAGGAGAGTTATTGGAGCTTGAGGTAGATGGTATGACAATGCTGATTAAGCAAACTGAAATTGATCAAGGGGAGATAGTAAAAATTATCAGTTCTAATCCTCAGGATTATATAAATGTAGACTATCAACCTGGTACTATGGTTAAATTTGAACCTCAGATTTAA
- a CDS encoding ATP-dependent Clp protease proteolytic subunit → MSEYDLDEEDKEQNKVNIPQRSNPKRKKQTSKKKSAGKLETLKQLGQTKLPKNIDDDIHCINIVGQIEGHKSLPPKNKTTKYEHLIPQLVAVEQNPKVKGVIITLNTVGGDIEAGLAISEMLSSLSKPTVSLVLGGGHSIGGPVAVATDKSFIAETATMTIHPIRLTGKVIGVPQTYDYLDKMQDRVINFVSEHSDITDEDFRNLMFRTGELVRDVGTVLIGEEAVNEGIIDEVGGLSKAIKSLKEKIDSESNDKSDAENTNKDDATEAIEIVRQNKLM, encoded by the coding sequence TTGTCTGAATACGATTTAGATGAAGAAGATAAAGAACAAAATAAAGTTAATATTCCTCAAAGATCTAATCCTAAACGAAAAAAACAGACTTCTAAAAAGAAGTCTGCAGGGAAGTTAGAAACATTAAAACAGTTAGGGCAGACTAAATTACCTAAAAATATAGATGATGACATCCATTGTATTAATATTGTGGGACAGATTGAAGGTCATAAAAGTTTGCCGCCGAAGAATAAAACTACTAAATATGAACATTTAATTCCTCAATTGGTAGCTGTAGAACAGAATCCTAAGGTTAAAGGGGTAATCATAACTTTAAATACTGTTGGAGGAGATATAGAAGCAGGACTAGCTATTTCTGAAATGCTAAGTAGTCTTTCTAAACCTACAGTTTCATTAGTGTTAGGAGGGGGACATAGCATCGGTGGACCAGTTGCTGTGGCTACAGATAAGTCCTTTATTGCCGAGACAGCTACCATGACTATTCATCCTATTCGATTAACTGGAAAAGTAATTGGAGTTCCTCAAACGTATGATTATTTAGATAAGATGCAGGATAGAGTTATTAATTTTGTTAGTGAACATTCTGATATTACCGATGAAGATTTTAGAAACTTAATGTTTAGAACCGGTGAATTAGTTAGAGATGTAGGAACAGTTTTGATTGGTGAAGAAGCAGTGAATGAAGGGATTATTGATGAAGTAGGTGGATTGAGCAAAGCCATTAAATCATTAAAAGAAAAGATTGATTCTGAGAGTAATGATAAATCTGATGCTGAAAATACTAATAAAGATGATGCAACTGAAGCTATAGAAATAGTGAGGCAAAATAAATTAATGTAG
- a CDS encoding ribonuclease J has translation MSNNQIDKLSCIPLGGVSEIGKNMMVVEIEDEILIVDAGIMFPEEDLLGIDLVIPDMTYLKENEDRIKGIVLTHGHLDHIGALPYLLKEINVPVYGTKLTLGLVRGNLEEHGLLKESYLKHVYPGHTVQIGEFFNVEFIRVNHSIADSCALAVHTPVGTLVYASDFKFDQTPVNDQMADIHRLAELGQEGVLALFSDSTNAEREGYTMSEKVVGETIDDIFNDASGRIIVASFASNIDRIQQFIDSASEQNRKVAVTGRSMINNVEIASELGYLDIPDGMLVDLGELKNLRDDQVVLITTGSQGEPMAALTRMARGDHRQINIKTGDTVVVSATAIPGNEKSVGKTINKLFKRGADVIYESVSGVHVSGHASQEELKLMLNLVQPEFFVPVHGEYRHLHCHAKLAEEVGIPKENIFINEPGDVMEFSNDKGNKTGSVKAGRVLVDGLGVGDVGNIVLRDRRLLSQDGILIVVVTIDDRGQIVAGPDIISRGFVYIRESGELIASATRKVEKALRKCEKNNVTEWSILKSEIKDALGSFIYHKIERRPMILPIIMEV, from the coding sequence ATGTCGAACAATCAAATAGATAAACTTTCATGTATTCCCTTAGGTGGGGTTAGTGAAATTGGTAAGAATATGATGGTAGTAGAAATAGAAGATGAAATACTAATTGTTGATGCGGGTATTATGTTTCCGGAAGAAGATCTTCTGGGAATTGATTTAGTGATTCCTGATATGACTTATTTAAAGGAAAATGAGGATCGAATTAAGGGGATTGTCTTAACGCACGGGCATTTAGACCATATTGGTGCTTTACCTTACTTATTAAAGGAAATTAATGTTCCGGTTTATGGTACGAAACTTACTTTAGGATTAGTTCGTGGTAATTTAGAAGAACATGGTTTGTTAAAAGAATCCTACCTAAAGCATGTTTATCCTGGTCATACAGTTCAGATCGGTGAATTTTTTAATGTGGAATTTATCCGTGTTAATCATAGTATTGCTGATTCTTGTGCTTTAGCGGTTCATACTCCTGTTGGTACGTTAGTGTATGCCAGTGACTTTAAGTTTGATCAAACACCAGTAAATGATCAAATGGCAGATATACATCGTTTAGCTGAGTTAGGACAGGAAGGAGTCTTAGCTCTCTTTTCTGATAGTACTAATGCCGAACGTGAAGGATATACTATGTCGGAAAAGGTAGTAGGCGAGACGATTGATGATATATTCAATGATGCATCTGGTCGGATTATTGTTGCTTCCTTTGCTTCTAATATCGATCGGATTCAACAGTTTATAGATTCTGCTAGTGAGCAAAACCGAAAGGTTGCTGTAACCGGAAGAAGTATGATTAATAATGTTGAAATTGCTAGTGAATTAGGATATTTAGATATTCCTGATGGAATGTTGGTTGATTTAGGAGAATTAAAGAATCTGCGAGATGATCAGGTAGTATTAATTACTACAGGTAGTCAAGGAGAACCTATGGCTGCTTTAACTAGAATGGCCCGTGGAGATCATCGTCAGATTAATATTAAAACTGGAGATACTGTAGTTGTTTCAGCTACGGCTATTCCCGGTAATGAAAAATCTGTTGGGAAGACAATAAATAAGCTCTTTAAACGTGGAGCAGATGTTATTTATGAATCGGTTTCAGGTGTTCATGTTTCTGGTCATGCTAGTCAAGAAGAATTAAAATTAATGCTGAATTTAGTCCAACCAGAATTTTTTGTTCCCGTCCATGGTGAATACCGCCATTTACATTGTCATGCTAAACTTGCTGAAGAAGTAGGAATACCAAAAGAAAATATCTTCATTAATGAACCAGGTGATGTAATGGAGTTTAGTAATGATAAAGGTAATAAGACTGGTTCAGTTAAAGCTGGTCGAGTATTAGTAGATGGATTAGGTGTTGGCGATGTAGGAAATATTGTATTAAGAGATCGTCGTTTACTTTCACAAGATGGAATTTTGATTGTAGTAGTTACTATTGATGATCGAGGCCAGATTGTAGCCGGTCCTGACATTATTTCTCGTGGATTTGTTTATATTCGTGAATCGGGAGAATTAATTGCTTCAGCTACTAGAAAAGTAGAAAAAGCATTAAGAAAGTGTGAAAAGAATAATGTTACTGAGTGGTCAATTCTTAAATCTGAGATTAAAGATGCCCTTGGTAGCTTTATTTATCACAAAATAGAGCGTAGACCTATGATTCTACCGATTATCATGGAAGTATAA
- the dapA gene encoding 4-hydroxy-tetrahydrodipicolinate synthase, translating to MTDLGEVITAMVTPFNDNLEVNYEAAAELANYLVDNGSDGILLLGTTGEVPTLSKDEKVELIEVVKEEVGDRAKVIAGTGSYSTQASIEMTKTATELGVDGIMLVTPYYNKPPQDGLYRHFKQVAEVTDLPVILYNVPSRTSKNIKPEIVARLAEEDNIVAIKEASGDVEQAATIHRLTDDNFSIYSGDDGLTLPILSIGGKGVISVASHLVGSQIKEMIQYYKSGQVQKSVQLNVELGDIFDKIFMTTNPIPVKKAVNLIGYEVGPVRPPLVDATQQQEKALESLLKKHNLL from the coding sequence ATGACTGATCTAGGAGAAGTAATTACAGCAATGGTGACGCCTTTTAATGATAATTTAGAGGTTAATTATGAAGCAGCTGCAGAGTTAGCCAATTATTTAGTTGATAATGGATCAGATGGAATCTTGCTTTTAGGAACTACAGGAGAGGTACCAACCCTTAGTAAAGATGAGAAGGTTGAGTTAATAGAGGTGGTTAAAGAAGAGGTAGGAGATAGAGCTAAGGTAATTGCTGGAACAGGTTCTTATTCAACTCAAGCTAGTATAGAAATGACTAAGACAGCAACAGAATTAGGTGTAGATGGAATAATGTTAGTTACTCCTTATTATAATAAGCCGCCTCAAGATGGATTATACCGACATTTTAAACAGGTGGCAGAAGTAACTGATTTACCGGTTATTCTGTATAATGTTCCTAGCAGAACATCGAAGAATATAAAGCCTGAAATTGTTGCGAGACTGGCTGAAGAGGATAATATAGTAGCTATTAAAGAAGCAAGTGGAGATGTAGAGCAAGCAGCTACAATTCATCGGCTAACTGATGATAACTTTTCTATCTATAGTGGTGATGATGGATTGACATTGCCAATTTTAAGTATTGGGGGCAAAGGAGTGATCAGTGTTGCTTCTCATCTAGTAGGTAGCCAGATAAAAGAGATGATTCAATATTATAAATCTGGTCAGGTTCAGAAGTCTGTTCAGTTAAATGTTGAATTAGGTGATATATTTGATAAAATATTCATGACTACTAATCCAATTCCAGTTAAAAAAGCTGTTAATTTAATAGGATATGAAGTTGGGCCAGTTCGTCCGCCGTTAGTTGATGCTACTCAACAGCAGGAAAAAGCTTTAGAATCGCTTTTGAAGAAACATAATTTATTATAA
- the dapG gene encoding aspartate kinase: MRNILVQKFGGSSLGTPEKRDLVVDKIIDSINQGYKPVVVVSAMGCAGAPYATDTLINLAKESYGYINPRDKDLLMSCGEVISTVVVGQKLKSRGYDYQALTGAQAGIITDDNYGDTKILEVNPDRISQALEDDLIPIVAGFQGITETGEITTLGRGGSDTTACVLGAALHAEMVEIYTDVEGVMTADPDLVPDAKTLKHITYTEVGELAYQGAKVIHPRAVEIAKLEEVPVAIKSTFSNEVGTVISSKLKQTDKMDIKGDQLVAGVASRTNVSLVKVIPREEKEFATDLDCFEALAQAGISVDFINARSEMITFIVSSELVEKTEEVLVKTEYNYEISNNLIKISVVGAGMTGQPGVMSKVVQALEKNGVSIYQTTDSHTTISCLIKKDDEKKALCALHDQFNLAE; this comes from the coding sequence ATGCGTAATATTTTAGTTCAAAAGTTCGGTGGTTCTTCCTTAGGTACACCAGAAAAGAGAGACCTGGTTGTAGATAAGATAATCGATAGTATTAATCAAGGATATAAGCCGGTAGTTGTAGTTTCGGCCATGGGGTGTGCTGGGGCTCCTTACGCTACTGATACTTTGATTAATTTAGCTAAAGAATCTTATGGATATATTAATCCTCGGGATAAGGATTTATTGATGTCCTGTGGAGAAGTAATTTCTACTGTTGTAGTAGGGCAGAAGTTAAAGTCTAGAGGTTATGATTATCAGGCCTTGACTGGAGCTCAGGCAGGGATTATAACTGATGATAATTATGGAGATACTAAGATTTTAGAAGTTAATCCAGATCGTATTTCACAGGCATTGGAGGATGACCTTATTCCTATTGTAGCTGGGTTTCAGGGAATTACTGAAACAGGAGAGATCACTACATTAGGTCGTGGAGGTAGTGATACTACTGCTTGTGTGCTTGGTGCTGCTTTACATGCAGAGATGGTTGAGATATATACTGATGTGGAAGGAGTTATGACAGCTGACCCTGATTTAGTACCAGATGCTAAGACTTTGAAACATATTACTTATACCGAAGTTGGTGAATTAGCTTATCAGGGAGCAAAAGTAATTCATCCTCGAGCGGTTGAAATTGCTAAATTAGAAGAGGTACCAGTAGCAATTAAGTCTACTTTTAGTAATGAAGTTGGAACAGTAATTTCTAGTAAGTTAAAGCAGACTGATAAGATGGATATAAAAGGAGATCAGTTAGTTGCTGGAGTTGCCAGTCGAACTAATGTCAGCTTAGTAAAAGTTATTCCGCGTGAAGAAAAGGAATTTGCTACTGACTTGGATTGTTTTGAGGCTTTAGCTCAAGCTGGAATCAGTGTTGATTTTATTAATGCTCGATCGGAGATGATTACTTTCATTGTCAGTAGTGAATTGGTAGAGAAAACAGAAGAAGTTTTAGTAAAAACTGAGTATAATTACGAAATTAGTAATAATTTAATCAAAATTTCAGTAGTAGGAGCTGGGATGACAGGACAGCCGGGAGTAATGTCGAAGGTAGTGCAGGCTTTAGAGAAAAATGGAGTTTCTATTTATCAAACAACTGATTCTCATACTACTATTTCCTGTTTAATTAAAAAAGATGATGAAAAGAAGGCGCTTTGTGCTTTGCATGATCAATTTAATCTAGCAGAATAA
- a CDS encoding aspartate-semialdehyde dehydrogenase, protein MERCNVAVVGATGAVGREMLNILEEREFPFDHLKLLATERSAGTVMTVKGEDYEVEVTTPESFEDIDIALFSAGSTASKNLADEVVKRGAVMIDNSSAFRMDDEVPLIVPEVNSEDIAEHNGIIANPNCSTIQMVVALKPIYDKVGIKRIVVSTYQAVSGTGKDAMDELIEQSKKVLDKEEINPEVYPQQIAFNALPHIDVFFDNDYTKEEMKMVNETKKIMNDDFIKVTATTVRIPVLIGHGESVNLELGSKLEAAEAKRLLREAKGVRVVDNPDELSYPTQIESEEDDDVLVGRIRVDETVEAGLNLWIVANNLRKGAALNTIQIAEELIGS, encoded by the coding sequence ATGGAAAGATGTAATGTTGCTGTAGTTGGTGCTACTGGAGCTGTAGGAAGAGAAATGTTAAATATTTTAGAGGAAAGAGAGTTTCCCTTTGATCACTTGAAGTTATTGGCTACTGAACGATCAGCAGGAACAGTTATGACAGTAAAAGGAGAAGATTATGAAGTAGAAGTTACCACTCCTGAGTCATTTGAAGATATAGATATTGCGCTGTTTAGTGCTGGAAGTACAGCAAGTAAGAATTTAGCTGATGAAGTAGTTAAAAGAGGAGCTGTAATGATTGATAATAGTAGTGCTTTTAGAATGGATGATGAGGTACCATTAATAGTACCGGAAGTAAATTCAGAGGATATTGCTGAACATAATGGAATTATTGCTAATCCTAATTGTTCTACAATTCAGATGGTAGTTGCTTTAAAGCCTATTTATGATAAAGTAGGTATTAAGCGTATTGTAGTGTCTACTTATCAAGCAGTTTCGGGGACAGGAAAGGATGCTATGGATGAATTAATTGAACAATCAAAGAAAGTTTTAGATAAAGAAGAGATCAATCCAGAAGTATATCCTCAACAGATTGCTTTTAATGCCTTACCGCATATTGATGTTTTCTTTGATAATGATTATACTAAAGAAGAGATGAAAATGGTCAATGAAACTAAAAAGATTATGAATGATGATTTTATAAAAGTAACAGCAACTACAGTTAGAATTCCTGTTTTAATTGGCCATGGTGAGTCAGTTAACTTAGAGTTAGGTTCTAAATTAGAAGCTGCAGAGGCAAAAAGGTTATTAAGAGAGGCTAAAGGAGTTAGAGTGGTTGATAACCCTGATGAGTTATCTTATCCAACACAGATAGAATCTGAAGAAGATGATGATGTATTAGTAGGAAGAATTCGAGTAGATGAGACAGTAGAAGCAGGTCTAAATCTTTGGATTGTAGCTAATAATCTGCGAAAAGGAGCTGCTTTAAATACAATTCAGATTGCTGAGGAGTTAATTGGAAGTTAA
- a CDS encoding dipicolinate synthase subunit B, with translation MELKDKKIGFAFTGSHCTLGQVIPQLKRVVEAGGIVTPILSNAVQKMDTKFGAADKWISEIKEITDNEPKTTIVEAEPIGPDRLLDILIVAPCTGNTLAKIANAITDTPVLMSVKSHLRNNRPVVLEIASNDGLGNNARNLGELLNTKNIYFVPFGQDNPNKKINSLVARMDLIPATSEYALEGRQIQPVLIEYKGI, from the coding sequence TTGGAGTTGAAAGATAAAAAAATTGGTTTTGCATTTACTGGTTCTCACTGTACTCTTGGTCAGGTAATTCCTCAACTCAAGAGAGTAGTAGAGGCTGGGGGAATAGTTACACCTATTTTATCAAATGCAGTTCAGAAAATGGATACTAAATTTGGTGCGGCTGATAAGTGGATATCAGAAATAAAGGAGATTACAGATAATGAACCTAAAACGACAATAGTAGAAGCTGAACCGATTGGTCCTGATAGATTATTAGATATATTAATTGTTGCTCCATGTACTGGGAATACATTAGCCAAGATAGCTAATGCAATTACTGATACTCCGGTATTGATGTCTGTTAAGTCTCATTTGAGAAATAATCGTCCAGTAGTATTGGAAATTGCTTCTAATGATGGTTTGGGAAATAATGCTCGAAATTTAGGTGAGCTATTGAATACTAAGAATATATATTTTGTTCCTTTTGGGCAGGATAACCCGAACAAAAAGATTAATTCATTAGTAGCTAGAATGGATTTGATACCTGCTACTTCAGAGTATGCCTTAGAAGGAAGACAGATTCAACCTGTATTGATAGAGTATAAAGGAATTTAA
- the dpsA gene encoding dipicolinate synthase subunit DpsA, which produces MNNRLKGVEIAVLGGGNREEVMLHSLAAADAKIKTLGQPENKIEGLIIKDKLSEVIKDADVIIAPMTGIDQRGYLKTTFDNKSVRLTQEFFSQLAPESMFMIGMAQEEIKNYCQQNDLELIQLADLDELAILNSIPTAEGAIQVAMENSDITLHGNKSIVLGLGRLGLTQARMLEGLGSETYVAARNPADRARAKELGMIPVSFTELKDVISEMDFIYNTVPALVLNREVLTEVKSEALIIDLASAPGGTDFTAAEELGIEAILSLGLPGKVAPKTAGEILGKIVPRLIVDRI; this is translated from the coding sequence ATGAATAATAGATTAAAAGGAGTTGAAATAGCGGTTTTAGGTGGGGGGAATCGAGAAGAAGTTATGTTACATTCTCTAGCAGCAGCTGATGCTAAAATTAAGACATTAGGGCAGCCAGAAAACAAAATTGAAGGTTTAATAATTAAAGATAAACTATCAGAAGTAATTAAAGATGCTGATGTAATTATTGCTCCTATGACTGGAATAGACCAGAGAGGATATTTAAAGACAACCTTTGATAATAAATCTGTGAGATTAACGCAGGAATTTTTCTCTCAATTAGCTCCAGAAAGTATGTTTATGATTGGAATGGCACAAGAGGAGATAAAGAATTATTGTCAGCAAAATGACTTAGAATTAATTCAACTTGCTGATCTTGACGAATTAGCTATATTGAATTCGATTCCTACTGCTGAAGGAGCTATTCAAGTTGCTATGGAGAATTCGGATATTACTCTACATGGTAACAAATCTATAGTATTAGGATTAGGGAGATTAGGTTTGACTCAAGCTAGAATGTTAGAAGGACTAGGGAGTGAGACTTACGTAGCAGCAAGAAATCCTGCTGATAGAGCACGAGCTAAAGAATTAGGAATGATTCCAGTCAGTTTTACTGAATTAAAAGATGTAATTTCTGAAATGGATTTTATTTACAATACTGTACCAGCTCTAGTACTTAATAGAGAAGTATTGACTGAAGTAAAATCTGAAGCTTTAATTATTGATTTGGCATCGGCACCTGGTGGTACAGATTTTACTGCTGCTGAAGAGTTAGGAATTGAAGCGATTTTAAGTTTAGGACTTCCAGGGAAAGTAGCTCCTAAAACTGCTGGAGAGATTTTAGGTAAGATAGTTCCACGTTTAATTGTTGATAGAATTTAA
- the dapB gene encoding 4-hydroxy-tetrahydrodipicolinate reductase: protein MTKRVIVNGARGKMGQEVVKLLERADGLKLVSAVDEVDVGEDIHELLGISASTIEIKSDLAKAISETNPDAIVDFTTPQVVMENIKTGIENGVDMVVGTTGITEVDINKIENWTDKNETRVIIAPNFAIGAILMMKFSQMAAKYLDQAEIIELHHDQKLDAPSGTAIKTAELINKIQEDKEKEVEEIEKLRGARGGEEGNINIHSVRLSGLVAHQEVLFGGVGQTLKIRHDSINRRSFMPGVKLALEKLNEVDNVVYGLENLMEF, encoded by the coding sequence ATGACAAAACGCGTGATAGTAAATGGTGCTCGAGGTAAAATGGGACAAGAAGTTGTTAAATTGCTGGAGAGAGCTGATGGATTAAAATTAGTAAGTGCTGTAGATGAAGTTGATGTTGGGGAAGATATTCATGAATTATTAGGAATATCAGCTTCAACTATAGAGATAAAATCAGATTTAGCGAAAGCTATTTCTGAAACGAATCCTGATGCTATAGTTGATTTTACTACTCCTCAGGTAGTAATGGAGAATATTAAAACTGGTATAGAAAATGGCGTTGATATGGTAGTAGGTACGACAGGAATTACAGAAGTTGATATCAATAAAATAGAAAACTGGACTGATAAAAACGAAACTAGAGTTATTATTGCTCCTAACTTTGCCATTGGTGCTATTTTAATGATGAAGTTTTCTCAAATGGCTGCAAAGTATTTAGATCAAGCCGAAATTATTGAATTACATCATGACCAGAAGTTAGATGCGCCTTCAGGAACTGCCATTAAGACTGCAGAATTAATTAATAAGATACAAGAAGATAAAGAAAAAGAAGTAGAAGAAATAGAAAAATTAAGAGGTGCTCGTGGTGGTGAAGAGGGGAATATTAACATTCACAGTGTTAGATTATCAGGATTAGTTGCTCACCAAGAAGTATTATTTGGAGGAGTTGGACAAACTTTAAAGATTAGACATGATTCTATTAATCGACGTTCTTTTATGCCTGGAGTTAAATTAGCGTTAGAAAAATTAAATGAAGTAGATAATGTTGTTTATGGATTAGAAAATTTAATGGAATTTTAA
- a CDS encoding YlmC/YmxH family sporulation protein — MKLSELQGKEIINMHDGGRLGILGDTELILDIKSGDIESIIIPNQGGFLSIFGEEKYLVIPWQAVKKVGSEVIIVDLDNELQPQRASI; from the coding sequence ATGAAGCTAAGTGAATTGCAAGGTAAGGAAATTATAAATATGCATGATGGAGGTAGATTAGGAATCTTAGGAGATACTGAACTGATTTTAGATATAAAATCAGGTGATATAGAATCAATAATTATTCCCAATCAGGGTGGTTTTTTAAGTATCTTTGGTGAAGAGAAATATCTAGTAATTCCTTGGCAGGCAGTAAAAAAGGTGGGCTCAGAAGTTATTATTGTTGATTTGGATAATGAATTACAACCGCAGCGGGCTTCTATATAA
- the dut gene encoding dUTP diphosphatase yields MKIEIKRLDDSLPLPEYKHRGEDVGMDLYSREEGVLKPGEYRLFKTGIAISLPRGYAGFVNPRSGLAVDYGVTVLNADGVIDPGYRGEIGIPLINHGQEEFSVKKGARIAQLVVQKYEEVEWEEVEELSVTDRGEGGFGHTGIMD; encoded by the coding sequence ATGAAGATAGAAATTAAGCGACTTGACGATTCACTACCATTGCCGGAATATAAACACCGCGGAGAGGATGTAGGAATGGATCTATATTCACGTGAAGAAGGAGTATTAAAGCCAGGAGAATATAGATTATTTAAAACAGGAATAGCTATTTCTCTGCCACGTGGCTATGCTGGATTTGTCAATCCTAGAAGTGGTTTAGCTGTAGATTATGGAGTTACTGTTTTAAATGCTGATGGAGTAATTGATCCTGGCTATCGTGGAGAAATAGGAATTCCGTTAATTAATCATGGGCAGGAAGAGTTCAGTGTAAAAAAAGGAGCTAGGATAGCTCAATTGGTAGTTCAAAAATATGAAGAGGTTGAGTGGGAAGAAGTAGAAGAATTATCAGTAACTGATAGAGGAGAAGGAGGATTTGGACATACCGGAATTATGGATTGA